The following are from one region of the Phycisphaerales bacterium genome:
- the dcd gene encoding dCTP deaminase — protein MPVLCDEQIRELVRIEPFEKGERRPGKISYGVSSYGYDVRVGPTFKIFTPTPRSGGITVVDPKNFTDDLFVEVNCDDHKTDHVIIPPNSFALCETVEFFEIPRDCLVICVGKSTYARCGLIVNVTPLEPEWRGKITLEISNTTPLPARVYANEGIAQLVFLKADQVCATSYADKAGKYQDQGGLTLPKVD, from the coding sequence ATGCCCGTGCTGTGCGACGAACAGATCAGGGAGTTGGTTCGCATCGAACCATTCGAGAAGGGCGAACGGCGGCCTGGTAAGATTTCGTACGGTGTATCGAGCTACGGCTACGACGTGCGGGTCGGGCCGACCTTCAAGATCTTCACGCCCACGCCCAGGAGCGGCGGCATCACGGTGGTGGACCCCAAGAACTTCACCGACGACCTGTTCGTCGAGGTGAACTGCGACGACCACAAGACCGACCACGTCATCATCCCGCCCAACAGCTTTGCGCTGTGCGAGACGGTCGAGTTCTTCGAGATCCCGCGTGACTGCCTGGTCATCTGCGTCGGCAAGAGCACCTACGCCCGCTGCGGCCTGATCGTGAACGTGACGCCCCTCGAGCCCGAGTGGCGCGGCAAGATCACGCTGGAGATCAGCAACACGACGCCGCTGCCGGCGCGCGTGTACGCGAACGAGGGCATCGCGCAGCTCGTGTTCTTGAAGGCCGACCAGGTGTGCGCCACGAGCTATGCGGATAAGGCTGGGAAGTATCAGGATCAGGGTGGGTTGACGCTGCCGAAGGTGGACTAG
- a CDS encoding flagellar basal body P-ring protein FlgI yields MPIRMPSIRLASLLTVLALLGIVLASVAGCKSKGRVVDPGGGVVVPFEGPSVLRGTVGASATIIGVEPTLVSGLGIVVGTKGQGGPLPQAVEATVIRQLSLREGARGMDMFEGTPFEGESPESFIRRPDVSVVAVLGLVAPGAPQGSTFDVLVYALNNEELTGGHLWRTDLRLGRPTVQGGPATRLVGFAQGPVYVNPFAAGPRSNPTQGRIIGGGTMTNPLELAIRLNVPSPRRTRAIASLINSRFGNSPVDRGDIASGRLTGQSDATTSLVTVSIPWSYKDRPEEFLRLVAHINPDAQGREERYVGRYVRALQEEPGYADRLAWALEALGPVAVRGSTSVSTLYDWPEIAPRMAALRVGARLGDPNAERPLIAIARGDNEALQIEALRLLGELGTGAMIDATLQDMAAASSVSVRVAAYEALAKRAGMRELRDVLERTSVPPGVDPVGVLRDWSEYARTNFRGSLIQGLRRDVMPGGFVVDRVPLGEPLIFLRQQGRAGLVLFGPELEIQPGSVLRISDDLILARPEVGESDYDPDGYDVRVRYRHMPADWLVTVPDAPATLHEFIEFLATKPTIERPMAGLGMSFGSIVSVVSKLQEVGAVKAQWQVERNLLRESVDRSTRGAIADRPELEGQAPQEGDPLQRFIQRSLGGQEIDDQTLEEAGEAMGETPVEPQG; encoded by the coding sequence ATGCCCATTCGCATGCCCTCGATTCGCCTTGCCAGCCTCCTGACCGTGCTGGCGCTGCTCGGCATCGTGCTGGCGAGCGTGGCCGGCTGCAAGAGCAAGGGACGCGTGGTCGATCCCGGCGGCGGCGTGGTCGTGCCCTTCGAGGGCCCAAGCGTGCTCCGCGGCACGGTGGGCGCGTCGGCCACGATCATCGGCGTCGAGCCCACGCTCGTCTCGGGCCTGGGCATCGTCGTGGGCACCAAGGGCCAGGGCGGCCCGCTGCCCCAGGCCGTCGAGGCCACCGTCATCCGCCAGCTCTCGCTGCGCGAGGGCGCCCGCGGTATGGACATGTTCGAGGGCACCCCCTTCGAGGGCGAGAGCCCCGAGAGCTTCATCCGCCGGCCCGACGTCAGCGTCGTGGCGGTGCTGGGCCTGGTGGCCCCGGGCGCCCCGCAGGGCTCCACCTTCGACGTCCTGGTCTACGCCCTGAACAACGAGGAACTCACCGGCGGGCACCTGTGGCGCACCGATCTGCGCCTGGGCCGCCCCACCGTCCAGGGCGGCCCGGCCACCCGGCTGGTGGGCTTTGCGCAGGGCCCGGTCTACGTCAATCCCTTCGCCGCCGGCCCGCGCTCGAACCCCACGCAGGGCCGCATCATCGGCGGGGGCACCATGACCAACCCGCTGGAGCTGGCCATCCGGCTGAACGTGCCCAGCCCCCGTCGCACGCGGGCCATCGCCTCGCTGATCAACAGCCGGTTCGGCAACAGCCCGGTCGACCGCGGCGACATCGCCAGCGGCCGCCTGACCGGCCAGTCCGACGCGACCACCTCGCTGGTCACCGTGAGCATTCCCTGGAGCTACAAGGACCGGCCCGAGGAATTCCTGCGGCTGGTGGCGCACATCAACCCCGATGCTCAAGGCCGCGAAGAGCGATACGTCGGCCGCTACGTGCGAGCACTGCAGGAAGAGCCCGGCTACGCCGACCGGCTCGCCTGGGCCCTCGAGGCGCTGGGCCCGGTGGCCGTCCGCGGGTCTACGTCGGTGTCGACCCTGTACGACTGGCCCGAGATTGCCCCCCGCATGGCGGCGTTGCGGGTGGGCGCCCGGCTGGGCGACCCCAACGCGGAACGACCCCTGATTGCCATCGCCCGCGGCGACAACGAGGCCCTGCAGATCGAGGCCCTGAGGCTGCTGGGCGAACTGGGCACGGGCGCCATGATCGACGCCACGCTGCAGGACATGGCCGCGGCCTCGAGCGTCTCGGTGCGCGTCGCGGCCTACGAGGCCCTGGCCAAGCGCGCCGGCATGCGTGAGCTCCGCGACGTGCTCGAGCGAACGAGCGTGCCCCCGGGCGTCGACCCCGTGGGCGTGCTGCGGGACTGGAGCGAATACGCCCGCACGAACTTCCGGGGCAGCCTGATCCAGGGCCTCCGTCGAGACGTCATGCCCGGCGGATTCGTGGTCGATCGCGTGCCGCTGGGAGAGCCCCTGATCTTCTTGCGTCAGCAGGGTCGGGCGGGCTTGGTGCTGTTCGGGCCCGAGCTTGAGATCCAGCCCGGTTCGGTGCTTCGGATCAGCGACGACCTGATCCTCGCACGACCCGAGGTCGGTGAATCCGACTACGACCCAGACGGCTACGACGTGCGGGTTCGCTATCGCCACATGCCCGCCGACTGGCTGGTGACCGTGCCCGATGCGCCGGCGACCCTGCACGAGTTCATCGAGTTCCTGGCGACCAAGCCCACCATCGAAAGGCCGATGGCCGGGCTGGGCATGAGCTTTGGCAGCATCGTCTCGGTGGTTTCCAAGCTCCAGGAGGTCGGCGCGGTCAAAGCCCAATGGCAGGTCGAGCGCAACCTGCTGCGCGAAAGCGTCGATCGATCCACGCGCGGCGCGATTGCCGATCGGCCCGAGTTGGAAGGCCAGGCGCCGCAAGAGGGCGACCCGCTCCAGCGGTTCATCCAGCGGTCCCTGGGCGGTCAGGAAATCGACGACCAGACGCTGGAAGAGGCCGGGGAGGCGATGGGTGAGACGCCGGTCGAACCCCAGGGCTGA
- the smc gene encoding chromosome segregation protein SMC, whose protein sequence is MRLAKLTLNGFKSFDDRTEFHFDDPVTGIVGPNGCGKSNVVDALKWVLGERSSKSLRGKEMLDVIFAGSAARKPAGMASVTLTFENPLLDEAPKADVPEAEPLAIDATEDELSEIDEEPDANSVLADRRTVRRGLPVDSDVVEVERRLYRDGGSQYLINGKRRRLKDIRDLFLDTGVGADAYSIIEQGRVDAMLLANPQERRTIFEEAAGIARYRQRRVESIRKLDRAERNLAVTREQLANTERRLKIVRGQAARARQFVELDAELKAWRASRALAQHDALTTAVERIHADMEVAREQRDKAEAELSALEKERQEADLKRHEAAKTLRMAEEELAEANQAVERTRHRKELAERSAGEALSRLDADGQRLAEVEQAAELAEAQAEKAAENVAAVAEQLADAERVLEQASQARQEAQQAVAHKRQAHAEKRREVERIERDQLSAQGRIAEEKRRAEQLAEKARQAATELATLDEEAQRLAEQRDAAMQQADTLRQDHDEQTREASKLEDQAASLGEGRAKQSSEVKALEERRLRLETRHHAVEEVLASREGLGQPAREVLDRAAAGDGFSSVIAPLAELIRVPIEHAPQVEASLGSLLSALVVPSMNAMPGQEELATLTGRVSFVPLGMGVPAVETRPDHAAFAAMRSAGRLLPLREVAGVDERACRDAGVDPTSVSGLLDVLLHDCWRTTDLESAALLAAGPMRSATITDSAASVLKHPGIISAGPLTAGDGEGQAVGVLQRRAELEQLTTDLSQATAELERAQAALRTLDAKAGDLAERQTALQRTLNDLVQARLKAEGEAERAGDALARLERQQQRARDESQAAAANGEQTRQRVEELEHKLSSLASILEDERSAMETLAREVDQAEKDADSLAEALTVARVSASRLGEQIGAARREASGLRDAAAKHRASQRDLAQHVQRASEQAQAHQKTAREAAEEIESLQAQAEAVRGGIDGKRSALHAAQEAALGLERKFDAARRSAGDIDKAWHDLELRGREADIRLENLVQRTMDEDGLDLPAELPGYREALGEDEHGVMRAMGDDESAQAIATLKKSIDKLGSVNLSAMDEEGQLAGKNEQLAAQVEDIDNARIRLETLIDQLNEASRHRFGDMLERVRESFAGDDGLFRQLFGGGRAEIKLMPLVREVDGQKVVTDEIDLLESGIEIVARPPGKQPRSISQLSGGEKAMTAVALLLAIFQSKPSCFCVLDEVDAALDDANVDRFSRVVKQFSVKSNFIVITHHKKTMAMCDRLHGVTMQERGVSTRVGVRFDQVGADGRLSAAAVDSSARSASDKPKLRDALANMKRGEPTRVEANEATETSGADEAEMAEANA, encoded by the coding sequence ATGCGGCTTGCCAAGCTAACGCTCAATGGGTTCAAATCGTTCGACGATCGGACGGAATTCCACTTCGATGACCCGGTGACGGGCATCGTGGGCCCCAATGGGTGTGGCAAGAGCAACGTCGTCGACGCCCTCAAGTGGGTGCTGGGCGAGCGCAGCAGCAAGAGCCTTCGCGGCAAGGAGATGCTCGACGTGATCTTCGCCGGGTCGGCCGCGCGCAAGCCCGCTGGGATGGCCAGCGTCACGCTGACCTTCGAGAACCCCCTGCTTGACGAGGCGCCTAAGGCCGACGTGCCCGAAGCCGAGCCGCTGGCGATCGACGCCACCGAGGACGAACTCAGCGAGATCGATGAAGAGCCCGACGCCAACAGCGTGCTGGCCGACCGCCGGACGGTCCGCCGCGGGCTGCCGGTCGATTCGGACGTCGTGGAGGTGGAGCGCCGTCTGTATCGCGACGGGGGCAGCCAGTACCTGATCAATGGCAAGCGTCGCCGGCTGAAGGACATCCGCGACCTGTTCCTTGACACGGGCGTGGGCGCCGACGCGTATTCGATCATCGAGCAGGGCCGCGTCGACGCCATGCTGCTGGCCAACCCGCAGGAGCGGCGGACGATCTTCGAAGAAGCCGCGGGCATCGCGCGCTACCGCCAGCGGCGCGTCGAGTCGATCCGCAAGTTGGATCGGGCCGAGCGCAATCTGGCGGTCACGCGTGAGCAACTCGCCAATACCGAGCGTCGGCTGAAGATCGTGCGCGGTCAGGCCGCCAGGGCCCGGCAGTTCGTGGAACTGGATGCCGAGCTCAAGGCATGGCGCGCGTCCCGTGCCTTGGCACAGCACGATGCGCTTACGACCGCGGTCGAGCGCATCCATGCAGACATGGAAGTCGCCCGCGAACAACGCGACAAGGCCGAAGCGGAATTGAGCGCCCTCGAGAAGGAGCGTCAGGAAGCCGACCTCAAACGACATGAAGCGGCCAAGACGTTGCGAATGGCCGAAGAAGAACTGGCCGAAGCGAACCAGGCCGTCGAGCGCACCCGGCACAGGAAGGAGCTGGCCGAGCGTTCGGCGGGCGAAGCGCTCTCGCGTCTGGACGCCGATGGCCAGCGCCTGGCCGAGGTCGAACAAGCGGCCGAACTTGCAGAGGCGCAGGCGGAGAAGGCTGCCGAGAACGTGGCCGCGGTGGCCGAGCAATTGGCCGACGCCGAGCGCGTACTGGAGCAGGCCTCGCAAGCGCGGCAGGAGGCACAACAAGCCGTGGCGCACAAGCGTCAGGCGCATGCCGAGAAGCGCCGCGAGGTCGAGCGCATCGAGCGCGACCAGCTCTCGGCCCAGGGCCGCATCGCCGAGGAGAAGCGCCGGGCCGAGCAACTGGCCGAGAAGGCCCGGCAGGCGGCGACCGAACTCGCCACGCTGGATGAGGAGGCGCAGCGGCTGGCCGAGCAGCGTGACGCGGCAATGCAGCAAGCCGATACCTTGCGCCAGGACCACGACGAACAAACCCGCGAAGCTTCGAAGCTGGAAGACCAGGCCGCGTCGCTTGGTGAGGGGCGTGCAAAGCAGTCCAGCGAGGTCAAGGCTCTCGAGGAGCGTCGCTTGCGGCTGGAGACGCGACACCACGCCGTGGAAGAAGTCCTTGCGTCGCGCGAGGGTCTGGGTCAGCCGGCGCGCGAAGTGCTGGATCGAGCGGCAGCGGGCGATGGATTTTCGTCGGTGATCGCGCCGCTGGCCGAACTCATCCGCGTCCCGATCGAGCACGCGCCGCAGGTTGAAGCATCCCTGGGCTCGCTGTTGTCGGCGCTCGTGGTTCCGTCGATGAACGCCATGCCCGGGCAAGAAGAGCTGGCAACGCTCACGGGCCGCGTGAGCTTCGTGCCGCTGGGCATGGGCGTGCCGGCGGTTGAAACGCGGCCCGATCACGCCGCGTTTGCCGCGATGCGTTCGGCGGGACGCTTACTGCCGTTGCGAGAGGTCGCCGGCGTCGACGAGCGAGCGTGCCGGGATGCGGGCGTTGATCCGACGTCGGTGTCGGGGTTGCTGGACGTGCTGCTGCACGATTGCTGGCGCACCACCGACCTCGAGTCGGCGGCACTGCTTGCGGCCGGCCCCATGCGCAGCGCGACCATTACCGATAGCGCCGCCAGCGTGCTAAAGCACCCCGGCATCATCAGTGCAGGACCGCTGACGGCGGGCGACGGTGAGGGCCAGGCCGTCGGCGTGCTTCAACGGCGAGCCGAGCTCGAGCAATTGACCACCGATCTGTCGCAGGCCACCGCCGAGTTGGAGCGCGCACAGGCGGCGTTACGGACGCTCGACGCCAAGGCCGGCGACCTGGCCGAACGGCAGACCGCGTTGCAGCGCACGTTGAACGACCTGGTGCAGGCCCGGCTTAAGGCCGAAGGCGAGGCCGAGCGTGCCGGTGATGCGCTGGCTCGGCTGGAACGCCAGCAGCAGCGCGCCCGAGACGAGTCGCAGGCAGCGGCGGCCAACGGCGAACAGACTCGCCAGCGGGTCGAAGAACTGGAGCACAAGCTGAGCTCGCTTGCGAGCATCCTCGAAGACGAACGATCGGCCATGGAGACGCTGGCGAGGGAAGTCGATCAGGCTGAGAAGGATGCCGATTCGCTGGCCGAGGCCCTGACGGTGGCACGCGTGTCCGCCAGCCGGCTGGGCGAGCAGATCGGCGCGGCGCGGCGTGAGGCATCCGGCTTGCGCGACGCGGCGGCGAAGCACCGTGCGAGCCAGCGAGACCTGGCCCAGCACGTGCAACGGGCCAGCGAGCAGGCCCAGGCCCACCAGAAGACGGCGCGTGAGGCAGCTGAAGAGATCGAGTCACTCCAGGCCCAAGCCGAGGCGGTGCGGGGCGGCATCGATGGCAAGCGGTCGGCCCTGCACGCGGCGCAGGAAGCGGCGCTGGGGCTGGAGCGCAAGTTTGACGCGGCGCGGCGGTCGGCCGGGGACATCGATAAGGCCTGGCACGATCTGGAACTGCGTGGCCGCGAAGCCGATATCCGGCTTGAGAACCTCGTCCAGCGCACGATGGACGAGGACGGGCTGGACCTGCCCGCCGAATTGCCGGGTTATCGCGAGGCGCTGGGCGAGGACGAGCACGGCGTCATGCGCGCCATGGGCGACGACGAATCGGCCCAGGCCATCGCCACGCTGAAGAAGTCGATCGACAAGCTGGGAAGCGTGAACCTGTCGGCCATGGATGAAGAGGGCCAACTGGCGGGTAAGAACGAGCAACTGGCCGCCCAGGTCGAGGACATCGACAACGCGCGCATTCGCCTGGAGACGCTGATCGACCAATTGAACGAGGCCAGCCGGCACCGCTTTGGCGACATGCTGGAGCGCGTGCGGGAGAGCTTCGCGGGCGACGATGGGCTGTTTCGGCAGCTTTTTGGCGGCGGACGGGCCGAAATCAAGCTGATGCCGCTGGTGCGCGAGGTGGACGGGCAAAAGGTCGTGACCGACGAGATCGACCTGCTCGAAAGCGGCATCGAGATCGTCGCGCGTCCTCCGGGCAAGCAACCCCGGTCGATCAGCCAGCTCTCGGGTGGCGAGAAGGCGATGACGGCGGTGGCGCTCCTGCTTGCGATCTTCCAGAGCAAGCCCAGTTGCTTCTGCGTGCTCGACGAGGTGGACGCGGCGCTCGACGACGCCAACGTCGACCGCTTCAGCCGCGTGGTGAAGCAGTTCAGCGTCAAGAGCAATTTCATCGTCATTACCCACCACAAGAAGACGATGGCCATGTGCGACCGCCTCCACGGCGTCACCATGCAGGAGCGCGGTGTCTCGACGCGCGTGGGCGTGCGGTTCGATCAGGTGGGCGCCGATGGCCGGCTGAGCGCCGCCGCGGTGGATTCGTCGGCGCGATCTGCGAGCGACAAGCCCAAGCTGCGGGACGCACTGGCCAACATGAAGCGCGGCGAGCCGACTCGTGTCGAAGCAAATGAAGCAACCGAGACCAGCGGGGCCGACGAAGCCGAGATGGCCGAGGCAAACGCGTGA
- a CDS encoding SIS domain-containing protein, with protein sequence MIEAFENAKRVLEAFLADGRNFTTLDLAADMLAEAFAEGKKVLACGNGGSACDAMHFCEELTGRFRKDRTPLAAVSLTDAGHITCVANDYGYDEVFARGVQALGQKGDVLVALSTSGNSPNIVRAVEAARAAGMRTIALLGRDGGRLAGACDLEWIVPGVPTAQPTADRIQEIHMLILHALVEGVERRMFGDS encoded by the coding sequence GTGATCGAGGCATTCGAGAACGCGAAGCGGGTGCTGGAGGCGTTCCTGGCCGACGGACGCAACTTCACGACCCTCGATTTGGCCGCCGACATGCTGGCCGAAGCGTTTGCCGAGGGCAAGAAGGTGCTCGCGTGCGGCAACGGCGGTTCCGCCTGCGACGCCATGCACTTCTGCGAGGAACTGACCGGCCGGTTTCGCAAGGACCGCACGCCGCTGGCGGCCGTCAGCCTGACCGACGCGGGGCACATCACGTGCGTCGCGAACGACTACGGGTATGACGAGGTCTTCGCTCGCGGCGTGCAGGCGCTGGGGCAGAAGGGCGACGTGCTGGTGGCGTTAAGCACCAGCGGCAACTCGCCGAACATCGTGCGGGCCGTCGAAGCCGCCCGTGCGGCGGGCATGCGGACCATCGCACTGCTGGGCCGCGACGGCGGCCGGCTGGCCGGCGCGTGCGACCTCGAGTGGATCGTGCCCGGCGTACCCACAGCCCAACCGACCGCCGATCGGATCCAGGAGATCCACATGCTCATCCTGCACGCGCTGGTCGAGGGCGTGGAGCGGCGGATGTTCGGGGACTCCTGA
- a CDS encoding PLDc N-terminal domain-containing protein: protein MEYGIIGLIILILDIIAIISILGANKSVGWKVVWTLVVLLLPVIGMIIYFLVGKST from the coding sequence ATGGAATATGGCATCATCGGCCTCATCATCCTGATCCTGGACATCATCGCGATCATCAGCATCCTGGGCGCGAACAAGAGCGTCGGCTGGAAGGTGGTCTGGACGCTGGTCGTGCTCCTGCTGCCGGTGATCGGCATGATCATCTACTTCCTGGTCGGCAAGAGCACGTGA